The Ogataea parapolymorpha DL-1 chromosome III, whole genome shotgun sequence nucleotide sequence TGAGACCAAAAGCGACAGCAAAGCCCTGGACAAAAGGCATCAGCACTTGGTCTTTGATGATCGTATAAAGGACGAGAGACGGAGTGATAATGGGAAGCGGGTCAGCATCTGTGGCATGTGCTCCCTTCCTTTGCTTGGCATAATTGAGGAGGTTCCTTCTGAAGACCTGCTCGAAGCGCAAGTCTGGGATGTTTATCTTCTGGGCCATATGAAGAAGTGATAATGGGTTTTCGGTGTGCTTTCGATTTTTTATTTGTggcgaaaaacaaaaaaaacttAAATTTACCACCATGTCTGAAGAGCCACAGGTGACTATTCGGAAGGCAGGCCGAGACGAGGTCGACTTCATTTTGGGCGATGTTGATCTctctttggcaaactccTTGCGGAGAACGATGCTGGCGGAGGTGCCGACGTTGGCGATCGATTTGGTGGAAATTCTGGTGAACACCAGTGTTCTCGCAGATGAGTTTCTTTCACACAGACTGGGTCTCGTGCCTTTGGAGAGCGAGGATATTGATCAACTGAAGTACACAAGAGATTGTACGTGCGAAGATCACTGCGAAAAGTGCTCTGTCACGCTGGAGTTGAGAGCCCATTGTGACTCCGACGAAACCATGAATGTGTACTCTAGTCATCTGACGATCGTGAGTCCGAACACTGGTTTGAACCTGGGTACTCCAGTAGTGAGGGATCCTGAAAGAAAAGGGGTTTTGCTGTGCAAACTCAAGAAACATCAACAGCTGCATGTCAGATGCGTGGCCAAGAAAGGAATTGCTAAGGAGCATGCCAAATGGTCTCCATGCGCTGCCATAGGATTTGAGTATGACCCTTGGAATAAACTCAAACATACAGACTACTGGTTTGAAGAAAGTGTTGAGGAGGAGTGGCCAAAGAGCGCCAACTGCGAGTGGGAGGAGCCTCCTGTTCCCGGCGAAAGGTTCGATTACAACGCAAAACCTAATCGTTTCTATGTAAACTTGGAAACGACAGGACCACTAAAGCCGAATGAAGTGTTTTCCAAAGGTTGTATTGAGCTGCAAAAGAAAATAGCCAACATTGTGTTCGAACTTGACAAGTTAGACCAGCAACAGCTCCAGGCACAAGCCAATGGAGCCACAGCATATGCAGGACAGACAGTTTACGGTGGGGCCAATGGTACGACATATGGCGATGTTGTTGGCGGCGGACAAACTAGCTACGATTTTGGAACCGGAAGATGGTAAAATGTAATAGTTACGatagaaaaataaataattcTAAAATCTCAAATCTTATTTTTCCAACGTCATGTCGCAATACATTGGAAAGACTATTTCCCTAATCTCTCAAGCGGACATAAGATACGTTGGAATTCTTGAGAGCATTGATGGCACAAAGGGTACCATTGCCTTGAAAAATGTGAGGGTTTTTGGAACCGAAGGTAGAATTCTTGACCCAAATAGAATTGTCTATCCCTCGACGCAAATTTACGAGCACATCATGTTGAGCGGACCTGATGTCAAAACACTCAATATTTTGGAGGTTCCGATTGAACAGGTTGTTCCGGAACCCATTCCCGTGTTTAATCCTGCCAACTTTTTCCCTCAGGGCCAAATGCCCTTCCCAAGTCCTGGTCCTCAGCCAGGACAGCCGGCCCCAGTCCAGTCGCCTGTCCCGCAAATTCCACAGCCAGTCTCGCAAGTTGTTGCACCGCAGGCTCAACCATCGTCGCCGCTTGTGGCTCAACCACCAGTTCAGCGGCAACAGGCTCAGCCGGTCCAACAGGCAGCAGAAGAGCATCGCGCTCCAACTGAGAAACAGACAGAGCCTAAGCCTATCCAGTCTATAGACGCCAAAACTCCGGTCAAGGAGTCGACTCCATCCTCCAACTCTGAAGCCCAAAAGGGTGGTAGCAAGCAGTCTCAAAGCACGAAAAAGCCCCAGGCTCCAATTGGAGACGATTTCGATTTCGAGTCCAATAATgccaagtttgagaaggaggccgagctggaaaatgccgAATCAACGTTTTACAACAAAAAATCGTCGTTCTTTGACAacatctcgtcgtccacggAGCAATCAGCTTCCGACAGAATGAGATGGcaggaagagaaaaaacTTAACCTGGACACATTCGGTCAATCTTCTCTTAGGCACAacagagacagaggagGATACAGGGGGCGGGGAAGAGGCCGTGGAAGGGGAAGGGGAGGTCGTGGAGGATTTAGAACCCCTGAATGGGCATAAGTAATAAAAGCTGTACAAGTAAAAATAGTGTAAAATCACtatcaaaaaaattattaaTATCGGTATGAGTTCTATCAGACCATTCTCAGCCACTGATCTTTTCGAACTCAACTCGATTAACCTTGATCCACTCACTGAAAATTTCTATTTATACTTCTATCTCCAGTACCTGTCAGAATGGCCATCGCTATTCTATAAGGTAGTTTCTCCATCCAACGACGTGCAGGGTTATATGTTGGCTAAAACAGAGGGTAAGGGTAAAGATTGGCATGCACACATCAGTGCTGTCACCGTGAACCCAAATTATAGACGGATTGGACTTGCCTCAACATTATGCTCTTCGCTAGAACGATTTACAGAGAACGAGCCATACGAAGTTTACTTCATAGATCTTTTTGTGCGATGCAACAACAAGCTGGCAATTGTGCTTTATGAGAAGCTGGGCTATTCTGTTTACCGTCGGGTTGTGGGCTATTATGGAGACTACGAGAGTAAAATGAACAGAAACAaagtcgacgacgagattgaTGCTTTTGATATGCGAAAGGCTTTGAAACGGGATATAAACCGAGAGTCTGTGCGTGCCGACGGAAGAAAATACAACGTCCTTCCTAATGAGATAGTGTTTTAGGGCTCTATCGTCCCTTCCCGCTATTTTTCTTAACATTGTGCGTTAGCATGTGCCTGAAGTATGCCAAAAACCGATTTCCCGAGACCTGGCTCTCGGGACTCAAATCTTGCACCTTGACCTTTTCGTTACATATCGGGCACACAGCGACATATACATGGCCAATTTTTGCTGAGGTCTTGTTGCTCTTTAGCTCCGGGTGCAATCCAATTAGCTTTGGTAGTGGCATTTCTGAGCCGTTGCTAAAAACGCCGTGCTGCTTTGTCAGATGGTGCAAATATCCAGACGAGTTCAGGTCAAAAAATAGATTATTAAAGTCATTCTGATAGTCTTGTTTTGTTGGTTTGCAAAATGAACACAATCCCTCCCTCTTGTGTCTTTTGCAAGTGTTCTTCGTGCGCAGATACCTGAAGACTCGTGGTTCATAAAAATTCACATTATCATGATTGGCAAACCGGACCAGCCGATTGCTGGTGATATTTGATTTCTTATTAATCTCATACGCCCATAAATGATCTCTTTTGTTTTGAAGATGGCCCACAAACAAGTCTGGATCCAGTTCATTTAGTGAACAATAGGGGATAAGATGCATGTTGATCATTTCCATGTATTCAGGGTCTCCTTTTTCGAATACGCTCACAAAATCTTCGACAAGTGTGCTCTTTCTGACCTTTCGGCCTAAGGTTTCGCTTTCCAGTCCTTCCGGGTTTGCTTGGATAGACCTTTTGCGTTTTGATTGAAATCCAGTTAGCTTAtcattttccaaaaacgacaTTCTTCTTGACTCGGGCGATTCAGAGCTCTCTGGCATCTCTAGCATCAGATCTGTAATGTCTGCCTTTTCGGAGGTATACGAGTACGAGTACTCTGGAGTTGGCATGTAATCCTCCAAAACTTGCGAATGTACCAGCTCTGAAGAGTTCCGAAACGAGTTGCCACCATCGATTTCTTCCAGCGACTCATTTACAATGTCATCGGTATCATATAGGACATTGAACAGTGGCATGTTTGGGCTGTTCACTAGCGTTATATCTGTGTGCTGGTCGTTATCGATCCACGCATCACTGGTGATGTCATTCGGATCGACTGCTACCAGGTCGTCAGGTAAGGGGtgtaaaaaaaatgtcCGGCCGAGAAAGAAATGCGTCATTATCGACCACCTCTTTCTCGAAGATGTCCCGTATgatctccagctccataCCTGAAAACACCTTCCCCGGAAACATGAGGATCTACATTTCTGCTCCTTATCAATAAATATTTATATCTCAGGATCATTTTCTGTTCTATTGAGATTTgaggaacagaaaaaaatgcaacTACCTGTAAATCTCATAGGCACTATTGCCAAACACTCGCAACCCTATCTACGGCACCACAGCTCACGATAGTCTCTGTGTTGCCCACCTCGGCCACAAAGGCAGATTTGATTCGGCCCTCGTGTGTCTTCAGTTCCTCAACCACAGACCCTGCTCCCACGTCAAAGCCTCTGACAATACCGTCGTCTCCAAATATCCAGATCCCATCTTTGTGGGGTCTTGTTTTCACTATGGGGTCAGAAAATTTGTCTTGGGGCGACATTGAATTAAAATTGGAGACAATAATGTTTCGTCTGATGGTTACATTCGTCTGAAAAGACTCGCTATCTGTGGCCAGCACGCTCGCCGCCGCAATTTTTGCGGCCACTTCAGTCTCTTCGACGCCTATGAGATCAGCAATCGCCGGAATTTTAAAGGTAATCAATCTCATGTAGGGAATATGATTGGTAGCTGCTACCACACTATCACTCtcaatttttgcaaatgcCATGGGATGAAACGAATGGCTAGAGAACTCAGAGTCATTCAGTGCTAAGCGTCCAATCTCAAAAATACGATCGTGGATGGTGTACACTCCAACCATCGAAGTGTCTGTGCGTCCCACAAGAATTACAGGATAATTGCTCGAGTCCGCGGTGATCAGCAGACAACTTGCTCTCGTAAGCAAATTCACCTCGTTCAATTTCTCGATGGTTCCGTCCTGAAGATTGACTTTAGTGGCCACCAATTTTGAATCCCATCCAGTGGAGACTAAAAAGCCTGATTTTCTATCCATTTGCTTGAATTTCATTTGGAGAACGAGCCTCTTGTGTAATTGGTCTTCActcaaaagctccagctgAAGCTCATTATCGTAACTAGCTCTCCAGACCCTTAATTTCCCATCCATACCGCAAGAGAAAAGTATGTCAGTTCCGTCGACTCCTGCCACAAGCTTTGTTGCTGTTGAACCATGGAGGTCATTTTTGACTAGCAGGTTTCTGCGCTTCTCTAGATCGAAAAAGTGGACCTGTTTGTTATTGGTCACAAATAGTCCCAAGGACAAACATTTGGTGCCAATCTCTAACTTTACAAAAGATGACGATATTACAAGGGACTTTAGAGTGCCCAATTCCAAAGTTTCATGGCTTTTTGGGGCATCGACGGTCCATAGAGACTTGGTGTTCTCGAACTCTGGCTTTTCCAACGACAGATAGGCAAGTCTGTCCTTCAGAATAGTCTCCAAGGATTCCTCAACTGAACAGTCAAACTTCTTATtgagctccagctcgaaTGCCTCCAACGTGCGTGTGAGGttgttggtcttgagaTAGTGTGCTATTAGCTGTTGTGCGGCAGACATTGGATTTATGTTAAAaggccgatcgacgcgactAAATTACGTGTAATATAAATCTGAGGCCTTAGACACTGCAGCTTTGCACACGAACCTGTCAGGGCTGTGCTAAACTGCTTGCCACAGCAAGGTAATCGATGCCCAATAGCTCGGCGAGAAAAGTGTCCAACCGTAGTGAGATGAAGATACATCTGGTTGGTGCTCTTCGCTATCCAATGTATGCGGTGCACGGATGTTTTCTCCATCAACCTTTAAGGCAGGcgtactttttttttgtGATTTCGGAGCATGTTTTGCACGTGACTGCTAATAGGGCTAATTTCTTACCCTGGAGCCTTgttaaataatttttctgAAAATTTGCAACTCTATCACTAACTTCAATCATGGGAAAAGGAAAGCCTAGAGGACTCAACTCCGCCAGAAAGCTGAGAGTGCACAGAAGAAACAACAAGTGGGCAGACAAACAATACAAGTCCAGACTGTTAGGAACTGCTTACAAGTCCTCCCCATTCGGTGGATCTTCCCACGCTAAGGGTATTGTTCTTGAGAAGTTGGGTATTGAGTCCAAGCAACCAAACTCCGCCATTAGAAAGTGTGTCAGAGTGCAACTGATTAAGAACGGTAAGAAGGTCACTGCTTTCGTTCCAAATGACGGTTGTTTGAACtttgtggacgagaacgatGAGGTCCTCCTTGCTGGTTTCGGTAGAAGAGGTAAGGCCAAGGGTGATATTCCAGGTGTCAGATTCAAGGTCGTCAAGGTTGCTGGTGTCTCCTTGTTGGCTCTCtggaaggagaagaaggaaaagcCAAGATCTTAGGTACAAAGAGCAATAAGACATAATAAAAACTGGTACAGACATGATTGTAGAAGCAGTATATTATAGTTACATGGCCAAGCCGCGGCCTTCGATAGAGACACCTCCCTTCTTggtgctctttttcttctggctcagcaTCACGAGTCTCTGgttcagtttcttgaaTCTCTCGTCTCTGCTTAGAGATGATCCAACGCCCATCGCAGCAGCGCTGTTCTTTTGCTGGCCAATGGAATTCAAGTTCACTTGAGGCGCCACAGTATAAACACTGGTACGGGCTTCTGGTGCCGCAGCACGCTTTCTTCTGTCTGCACTTTCCTGGTAAAGAGATTTGCGAACGGGTTGCTGGGGTTTTGGTGTTGGAGACATGCTTTGCAATCTGTCCACATCCACGGTGACGGTCTGCACTTTCTTCGCTCTGTAGTTGTCTGATCTGCCCATGATTGGTCTGGTCCAGTCACCAATGAGCTTTTCGGCCGTTCGTTTCAGCGATGGGTCCACTTTCTTTGACTTTTGGTAGAATAACATCACTTTACCCAGACCTGACTCTCTGAGGTGAATCGTTTTGATTGGAAGCTTTGTAAGCTCGCTAAAGAGAGTCTTCTGAATTTCAAATGCGGGGAGCGAAGCATCGGGAAGCGGTTCCAGCCAAATTCGCACGGCCTCCAATAAGTTGTTATCGAGAATCGAGTCGTACAAGTTCGATTTTAAAAGTGTATCCTTGACTTGCGGTAACAGTTTCAGTTTGTGCGTGGCCGGACGCTTGTTGTTGACACAGTCAATGTCTAACTCGGCGGCATCTTTCATCATATTCTTCAAGTGGGCAATGGCTTCGTCCTGCATCGCCTCCAAATCCACCTCGTCgttcttcttgcgcttggTAGGTTTCCTAAGCACCGCAGCAAATTTCTCTTCGAACtctcttcttttccttgtctgttcatcttcctcttcaatttcttccGGTGCGGCAACTTCGGCGTCCTCTTGTTGTGCGCCCTTACTGCgcttgagctttttgtttttcggTTTCTTCTCAGTTTCCGCCTCCTCGCTACGTTCGCGCTTGTGAGCTtcgagcttgttgatgtcTTCCTCAAGATCTGGAGCATCTTGGCTGGTACGGTCTGGGGCCTCcacaggagcagcaggGGATTCCCCGGTGGAAGATGCTAGCTGATTGGTCTCGTCTCCTTCGTCCATAATTTTTAATAAAAAAACCGTGCACagttatttttttaaaaatcTTTTATTTCACCATGGATGGATTTTCTGAAGAAGACGCTAAGAAGTTCAAGCAAATGCAAAACGAGGCCACTTTCAAGCTAGCTGCTGTCATAGCAGTTGGTCTGTGGCTTGTTCCAACTGCTGTTCACTTTGTGAGAAAGGCTTTGTAAGAAAATTGCGAGATGCATCTGTATATATGGGTGATCAATGACTACGGCCCACATGATGTTGGTGTTACATGAGAGTTTTTCATCGCTTTGCAAAAGATGATGTCTAGTTTTTGCTTGTCCAAATAGGCTATATTTATGTACATTTGACAATGAAATGTTGATTTTGCCAATTTGCTACAGTAGACAGTGGCCAACGTCTGTTCAAGATTCGCCATCGCCTCTATCTTAGAGAGTACTTGAGGTCTACGAACGTCATCGCGTGTATGTTTGCCGGTGATCTGGTGTGCTGTCATGTTTGACATAAGATCTCCAATACTAGCTTTTGATATTAAATATTCGAACTTATTATAATCCTAATATACACTTATAATACATCTGCGTTCAAAATCCCAGAACGTACGCCATTTGCAATAAAGATGCTTCTGCAACCACAGGCTGCTCTCAGAACACTTAAATGACCCTCCTTCGCTCTTAATCCGTCAACCCCAGAACACGACATTTTTCCTGTCGTATCACTGTAACTCCTTATCCAAGAAATtgttcaatttttgcaCCAGATCTAGCTGGACTTGGGGATTTGACTCAGAACTCTTATCGACTTTCGTCAAACCCAGCTCTTCTAGGATTCCCTTGATGCGTCCATTC carries:
- a CDS encoding 40S ribosomal protein S23, which translates into the protein MGKGKPRGLNSARKLRVHRRNNKWADKQYKSRLLGTAYKSSPFGGSSHAKGIVLEKLGIESKQPNSAIRKCVRVQLIKNGKKVTAFVPNDGCLNFVDENDEVLLAGFGRRGKAKGDIPGVRFKVVKVAGVSLLALWKEKKEKPRS
- a CDS encoding Protein that interacts with Spt6p and copurifies with Spt5p and RNA polymerase II; translation: MDEGDETNQLASSTGESPAAPVEAPDRTSQDAPDLEEDINKLEAHKRERSEEAETEKKPKNKKLKRSKGAQQEDAEVAAPEEIEEEDEQTRKRREFEEKFAAVLRKPTKRKKNDEVDLEAMQDEAIAHLKNMMKDAAELDIDCVNNKRPATHKLKLLPQVKDTLLKSNLYDSILDNNLLEAVRIWLEPLPDASLPAFEIQKTLFSELTKLPIKTIHLRESGLGKVMLFYQKSKKVDPSLKRTAEKLIGDWTRPIMGRSDNYRAKKVQTVTVDVDRLQSMSPTPKPQQPVRKSLYQESADRRKRAAAPEARTSVYTVAPQVNLNSIGQQKNSAAAMGVGSSLSRDERFKKLNQRLVMLSQKKKSTKKGGVSIEGRGLAM
- a CDS encoding Protein SCD6 codes for the protein MSQYIGKTISLISQADIRYVGILESIDGTKGTIALKNVRVFGTEGRILDPNRIVYPSTQIYEHIMLSGPDVKTLNILEVPIEQVVPEPIPVFNPANFFPQGQMPFPSPGPQPGQPAPVQSPVPQIPQPVSQVVAPQAQPSSPLVAQPPVQRQQAQPVQQAAEEHRAPTEKQTEPKPIQSIDAKTPVKESTPSSNSEAQKGGSKQSQSTKKPQAPIGDDFDFESNNAKFEKEAELENAESTFYNKKSSFFDNISSSTEQSASDRMRWQEEKKLNLDTFGQSSLRHNRDRGGYRGRGRGRGRGRGGRGGFRTPEWA
- a CDS encoding DNA-directed RNA polymerase II subunit RPB3 produces the protein MSEEPQVTIRKAGRDEVDFILGDVDLSLANSLRRTMLAEVPTLAIDLVEILVNTSVLADEFLSHRLGLVPLESEDIDQLKYTRDCTCEDHCEKCSVTLELRAHCDSDETMNVYSSHLTIVSPNTGLNLGTPVVRDPERKGVLLCKLKKHQQLHVRCVAKKGIAKEHAKWSPCAAIGFEYDPWNKLKHTDYWFEESVEEEWPKSANCEWEEPPVPGERFDYNAKPNRFYVNLETTGPLKPNEVFSKGCIELQKKIANIVFELDKLDQQQLQAQANGATAYAGQTVYGGANGTTYGDVVGGGQTSYDFGTGRW
- a CDS encoding Catalytic subunit of the NatB N-terminal acetyltransferase, with the translated sequence MSSIRPFSATDLFELNSINLDPLTENFYLYFYLQYLSEWPSLFYKVVSPSNDVQGYMLAKTEGKGKDWHAHISAVTVNPNYRRIGLASTLCSSLERFTENEPYEVYFIDLFVRCNNKLAIVLYEKLGYSVYRRVVGYYGDYESKMNRNKVDDEIDAFDMRKALKRDINRESVRADGRKYNVLPNEIVF